DNA sequence from the Corvus hawaiiensis isolate bCorHaw1 chromosome 6, bCorHaw1.pri.cur, whole genome shotgun sequence genome:
CTAAAAAGCATTTATTAACAGAGTTGTTAATAATGAAGAGAGCAGAGCAACTCCCACATCTGGGAgggtttttctctccctgtctccctTTTTCCTGTCCATTGGACAGGAGAAACTTTCCAAGGTACAACCTCTTGTCCAGGAAAGAACAACTCAGCCAGGGAGCGTCTCCCAAGGCAAGTGCAGGTGGATCATGATCTTTCCATGAACTTTTTCGATTTCCAAGCACCTTCCTTGTCACCCAGGCCAGTCCCTACCTGAGCTTCCCGTTTTCCAtggaatcctagaatggtttgggttggaaggatcACTGAAGACCATCCCTCTCCCACTCACAAGACTGCACACAGCCCCAGACTCAGTGTGCATTTTGGGGAAAGCCTCCCAGGGGCCGtcccaaatacctgcccacTCACCCAGGCAACAAAGCTCATTGTGAAGCCTCCACAGGGCCTTCCCATGTGTCAGGACCTGCCGGAGATGGACAGGAATGGCCCAGGAATTGTTCTGCACTGCTGTGCCGAGACTTCTGATCCACCTGCACGCTCTTTTTGATCAAAGACACCAGGAAAACCCACTGGGAAAAGCTCTGAGCCTTACTGACTCAATTTTAATATTCCACAGGGTAGGGAAGCTCACTTCTGAGACAGAGGGAGCGCAGGCCTGTTGAATGGGAAAGACTCAAAGCAAAGGTTTCAAAGCAAAAGGCTtcctgggtgtccctgcccatggctgcagggttggaatgagatgatctctaaggttcCTTCCAGAGCCTTTGATGGGAGCAGGGCTCTGGTTCTCATCTGCTCTTGCCTTTGTCCAGGAGATGAGGAACAGGAGAGAGCCTCAGCAATGAGACCTATGGGAAAAGCAGTTTGTCTCTGTGTCAGCttcctcttctgttttaaaGCAACCCCAATCCCAAAATCCTGTCTTTGAACTGCCTGAACTTGCCCCCTCTCATTCCTGGGCTGGATCCTTAGGACCCTGCACTACAAATGTGCTGCTGAACTTTGATTTCTGGTTCAAACCTACTTTTGCCACTTGTATACCACAACTTCAGTGGTACTTGCCCTTCACCACACAGTTTCCAGGAGAATTCATGCAACAGTAAATTCTGTGTGTGAGCTGGAGCGCAGGCACACAGCAGAGGGGTGATTTGGGATTTCAGGAATGCCATTTTTTCTGAGAGGAGGTGAATCAATGCTGCTCTCTTGGCTACAACCCTTAGGAAGTCTGAGGTTTCATCTGAGTCATCTACACTCCCTGGGGAGTCCGACAGCAGCgtacagagaattccatggaattcCTAGAAAGCTGCAGTGAGGAGATTCCTACCCAGGCTGACAtgtgcctgggagctgggatgctcctgctggaagctgctgtgtGTGGGGACCCTGGGACCAGAACTGTCACCTCTCCTCCTTGCTGACACCCCGTTTGTGTCCCCAGCTATGGAATCTCACATCTCCTCACCATGCCAATCCTTCCAAGGGCAAACAGTTCATAATCCATGAGCTAAAGGGGCTCCAGAAgaggtggagagggactttggacaagagcctggagtgacaggacaacaAGGGGAAAtgccttcccactgccagagggtgGGTTCAGATTGGATATGagggagaaatccttccctgtgaggctggagaggccctggcacacgttcccagggatgctctggcagccccatccctgcaagtgttccaGCCCAGGGTGGATGGGGTTTgcagcaacctggtctggtggaaggtgttcctgctgGCAAAGGGTGGGGGATCAGGTAAAAACGACCACAAGTGCTCCCAAgactgaggaggagcaggatgagctctgcTGAAGGGCTGCAAAGGgatcccagcacccccaaatctGTGCTCTCATTGAATCATTAAGGGTATTGGCAGTAATTAAGGTGGGCTCTCAGTGCTGATAACCTGGCTGCAAGCAGCTGATTGCTGTCCTTCCCTTGGGCTGCGTGAGCCTGCAGCAGAATGACAAAAATGGGAATTCTTGGCTCACCTGGGCTTTTATGAGGCCCAGGGGAGGTGTTTGCAATGAACCCGGAGCTCTTCCTGGAATGGGAGTTGATTCTGACAAGCACCCAGCTGCCTCACCAGGCAccgccagcactgccagcactgcagtgccaccagcaccaccagcatccctctgctgctggagggaacATGGCCCTTAAGGGAAGTAAAATGAGAAATGGTAGAAACTTGTCAGGACAGGGATGGCAATTGGAGAATGGGACATCTTGCGGGGAACAAGCGTTTCTGTAGAGGAGAAAATGAGGAGCCAAACACAAAATGGACCTTTTTTCCTCAAGGCACTtcctagaggaaaaaaaaccccagtaattCCAAGGCAGTGGAGCTCTGACGTAGCCAAAGTTGTAAAAGCACTTCCGACTGCCCTATGACCCCACTGAGTGTGGGGGAGCAACACGAGGACAGGGCACGgagaggagctggtgggacagcagtgggCACCTCCTGGTGATCTGGGCACTTTCTCCTTCGTGTTCCTGACCTGGGAGGAGCCGCTTTAGGATGTGGATCCCAAAGGAGCAAGGGGTGCCAGGAAGCGCCGCTGATGGGGACAGagcccctgtgcctgctgctgccccacactGAACAGGTCAGTGGaatgttctccttcctccctgccccaccttcctctcctcctgcagctgctctgtgcctgccacCCTCTCCCGCTGACCGCagtgccctccccagctcctccctgctctgccctgcttttCCATTCTGCATCTTGATACCAAAATGGGCCAGAACAAACTTTCTAACACAATGGGAATTGTGAGGAAGCAGGAATTCTTTACCTGTGCAGGACACACAGGAGGATCTCTCCTTGTTCTCTGTGTGTGGGGAGACTTTACAGCAGGGGTTTTATCCATTAGAAACACACAGAGGCATTAAGGCTTTGTTCTTGTCTGATACATAAACATCACTGTCCTAGGACTCAGTTCCATGTATCCACCTCCTCCTGAGAGTCCTTTCATGATCCTGGAGGTTCATCAGGAGGGCTCTCTGGTGCTCCTATTCACTGAGTGCTGCCATATTAAAAGTGACCTCGCCTTGAACTTTTCCTTTGGCCATGCGCTGTTGCTTCTTGCGACAGAACTGCCCCAGAACCACTGCAGGCCTCCTGATCTGCTCCTGCACTGCCTCCAGCCACGTTTATCTTCCTGTGTGCACATTTTTACATACTTTTATCTTTTTGGCCACTTACGCTTTCAGCAACTGCAGGGGAGCCAGAAATGTTTATTCTCTATGTTCTTTATCAGTCCCCTCCTGAACAGCCCAACCCTCCTacctccctctcccaccccaccattcccaccaccctccttccctgcacatCTCACTTCTCTCCACCGAACCCTTCccgctgcagggagctgctgaggagccgCTTGGTCCATCCCTGGATTCTCCAAGCACTGACTGCCCATCCACTCTGACCACAGCCGGGGCCACATCCCAGCGCCTGCCCAGCGTCCATCCATGGAGGTGAGCTCCATGTCCCCACCTTCTGCCTCTCCCACGGAAGAAGCCGATCTGTGTCAGATAGATGTCACCAACGTGGCCATACACAGTGTGTCACTGCTCATCTGCCTCTGTGGCCtggcagggaatggggctgtggTCCGGCTCATCGTCATGAACGACATTACTGAATTCATCTTTGACCTGGCTGTCGCTgacttcctcttcctcctctttgcgctgccctctgccctgctcttcctgctggagGACGTGTCCTGCTCTCCTATCATGCCCCTGGTGTACGTGagcttccttttccagctgtccATGGTCTCCTACTACTGGGGGCTGTTCCAGCTGGTGAACAGCAGCATCATATTGGACATGGACAAGCTCTGCAAGCTCTGCTGCCGCTACAACATTCCCAAGCGCCGGCTGTGGGTGCTTGACAGTGTCCAATACTGGACCTTCTTCTGTCTCATCACTGTCTTTCCCACGGTGACATTCCTGTGCCCCTCACAAGAGCAGGAGCACTGCCGGGTGGTTCTCATCTCCATTTTCGCCATCCTCCTGCTCGTCTTTGCTGCACCCATGGTAATTACTCGCACAATCAACATCATTAAAGCCAAGTgtggctcccagcagcagcaacccaAGAGGCTCGACATCGTTATCTTCATCATTATGCTCTTCACTCTCTTCATCAGCCTCGGgaatttcctgcagcagctcggT
Encoded proteins:
- the LOC125327701 gene encoding mas-related G-protein coupled receptor member A7-like yields the protein MEVSSMSPPSASPTEEADLCQIDVTNVAIHSVSLLICLCGLAGNGAVVRLIVMNDITEFIFDLAVADFLFLLFALPSALLFLLEDVSCSPIMPLVYVSFLFQLSMVSYYWGLFQLVNSSIILDMDKLCKLCCRYNIPKRRLWVLDSVQYWTFF